The segment GATATTTAACATCCCTGTACAGTTAATCATTTCTGTTTAAATTACAATGCAATAGATGTTACCGCTTCACCAATCCAGTTGGTAGGATTTTATGGTCTTCAAATGTTTGATGTGATCTGTCTTCTCTGCATCTTGCCTTACCTGTGTATGTTGTAACCATGATTGAACCTATCATTCTAACTTAATGTTGGTTTCTACCCTGTCTCAGTGTTGTCAGTCCTGTTGGCATTTCAGAAATTctcattaattttgaaaatattttttgtattggAGGTATTTTATATACTTCCCCAAATGACAACTTTAATTCATGACTGAAATCTAATTAAGCCTAGTGTACTTCTTGCAGTATCAACCCCACTGTATTTACAAAGAGAATGAGGAGGTGACAAGACACTCCTTTATTTCTTGCTGCCCTTCCAGTCGGCCCTTGGATCACTACGCATTTCCATCTGGAAGGTTGCTTCTCCTCAGTGATTTCGCATTACAGGAgggttttccttctttgtttctcagacCTGGTCCTGTAGACGGGAAGGAGCCTGGACACAGTGACACATTCTCAAAGGCCCTGCAGGACCACCATGGCTTATGATGACTCCGTGAAGAAAGAAGGTATGACCCCATAATCTGAGAAGCATTCCAAAGGGGGTATCCTCTTCAATCCTTGCAGCCCATGGATATAGAGACCAGGACTGGGCACCACAGCCTGGACTCCCAAGTGATGGTCCAGAGCACTGTTATGACACTCAGCCTCCACGCCATCCCCAGACTGGGCCCATGGAAACGAAAACCAGGACAGGGGTTCCAACACAAGAGTCTGAAATATGAGTCTCTTAGTTTATTGGGGTGATCCCCTGCAGCACTCTTGGTCCTTGCCAGCTCCAGTGTGCAGGAGTCTGGGGATAGGAATCACATCCTGGACTCCCACAGAGAGCAGCACAGCACATGAATCCTTATTCTTTTCAGCCTTTCGTCTGCAAGTCTGTGTCCACCTACCAAATCACAACTCAGAAACCATATCTGAGGTTGCACATGGGGCCTTTGCATAGCGTGGAAACATTGTTTCTTCAGGTTTGATTCTTGTATTTGCAGCCAGATCATCAAGAAATATTCTGTTCCCCTGGGTCTAGCCCTGTATTTCACTGGAGTTGATTgaaacattgttttaatttggaaataGAGTAACTGTTGCATTACCTGCATGGTGATTTGGTCATTACTTACTtgactttctcatttcctttcccaaataaacCTGTGCTTCTCAGATTGTTTTGATGGTGATCATACTTTTGAGGACATAGGACTTGCAGCTGGCCGAAGCCAACGAGAGAAAAAACGTTCTTACAAAGATTTtttaagagaagaggaagaaattgcTGCTCAGGTTAGGAATTCCTCCAAGAAGAAGTCGAAGGTAAGTCCTGAAAATTTAAATTAGGAAAGTCTtaaactactcttttttttttttttttttttttggtgatgcagagttttgtttgtttgtttgtttgtttgctctcgtggcccaggcttgaatgcaatggcacgatctctgctcactgcaaccttcgcctcccgggttcaagcgattctcttgcctcagcctcccaagtagctggaattacagacacgggccaccacacctggccaatttttgtattttattagagacagggtttcaccatgttggccaggcaggtctcgaactcctgacctcaaatgatccacctgcctcggactcccaaagtgctgggattacaggcctgagccactgtgccgggaaAGTCTTAAACTACTTCTTACCATATTTCCTAATATTTGAAGAAGgaagtattttttaataactttagaaaagaaaaataaaacgttATGcacatctatttttattatttattgtgctTTGTTTCTCAAAATCAAAAATCATCAGAGACAAGAGTGGTTCCAAACTGCATTTGCCTCATCATCTTATTATTGATCAATTCTTCTTCTTTAATTATAGGATAGTGAACTTTACTTCTTGGGGACGGACACACACAAGAAGAAGAGGAAGCACTCCTCTGATGATTACTACTATGGAGGTGAGGATGGGAATGGGCAACAGGTGGGATAAACACATCGCTGGTTCTTGGAGTCGGGGTAGGGGAAAGGGATCCAGATGTTGCTGACTCAGTGGCCTATTTAACAGGACAGTGGTTCTTGTTCTGAGTGCCGATAAACCAGTGTGAAGGAGGAGAGAGGTGGAGGGCTGGTATTTTGGAGGATTCAGCATAGAAGAACAGTCTGCATTTGTGATACACCAGGTACCAGGTTCCTTCTCCCCCCAATCATCCACTTATCTTGTGCCCATTGTTATCTAGCATCCCTTTTGCCATACGTAGTCCTCTGGCCTGCACCTGTGGGTCACTTCTCAACCAGTATATATCCACTCACAGAACCAGTTTTCTTAGCTATGTTATGCACATTGCTGATGAGACTCAACTTTCACCAGAACGGGTTTGTcctgaacacagaaataaatgataCTCTGTCTGCAATCTGAATTGTTAACGTCCCATAATCCTACAGCTGTAGTCAATTCTTCTGGGTATGTGCTCTTTGGTTGCTTCTGAAGACTCAATGAAGAGAAACAACTTTAGTGGCAAGAACTGTGTCCAGGGTCAGAGGGAGAATCTACCAAGCTAAGAAGCACAAGGGCATCATTTCTCAATGTTAGGAATCAGTTAAAGGGTCTCCCTTCAAATCATTCCTGTTAGCCTCTTTCTCATATTAGCTAGTTTGATGAGAGAGGAAACTTGTTAGAAGTTGCTTCCCACCATATTGACAGTACTTCTCTTGATTATTTCTAGACATTTCGTCTTTGGAATCgtcacagaagaaaaagaaaaagtccagCCCACAGTCCACTGATACAGCTATGGACCTGTTGAAAGCTATCACTTCCCCACTAGCAGCAGGCTCCAAGCCCTCCAAAAAGACTGGGGAGAAATCCTCTGGCTCTTCAAGCCATTCGGAGAGTAAAAAGGAGCACCACAGGAAGAAAGTCAGTGGAAGCAGTGGGGAACTAGccctggaggatggtggctccCACAAATCCAAAAAAATGAAACCTCTCTATGTGAACACAGAGACACTGACCCTTCGGGAgcctgatggtttaaaaatgaaacttattCTCTCGCCAAAGGAGAAAGGAAGCAGCTCTGTTGATGAGGAGTCTTTTCAGTATCCCTCCCAACAAGTGACTGtgaaaaaatcctcaaagaaATCAGCTCGGGATGAGCAGGGTGCTTTACTCCTAGGACACGAGTTACAGAGCTTTCTGAAAACAGCCCGGAAAAAGCACAAGTCATCCTCAGACCCACATTCATCTCCTGGCCCTGAAGGCTGTGGGTCTGATGCCTCCCAGTTCGCAGAGTCCCACAGTGCTAACCTTGATCTTTCAGGGCTTGAACCTATTCTGGTAGAATCAGACTCATCCTCTGGTGGGGAACTAGAGGCTGGGGAGTTAGTGATAGATGATTCTTACCgggaaatcaagaagaaaaagaagtcaaagaagagcaaaaagaagaaagacaaggaGAAGCATAAAGAGAAGCGACACTCCAAGTCCAAGAGAAGTTCAGGACTTTCTGCCGTGCCAGTGGGAGAGGTCACAGTGACATCTGGCCCTCCTCCCAGCATCTCATACGCTGGAGCAGTAGCACCTCCCCCGCCGCTTCCTGGCCTCCACACAGATGGGCatagtgagaaaaaaaagaaaaaagaagagaaggacaaagagagagagagaggagaaaaggtaAAGCATCTTTTAAGTGTGGTGGGGATGAGATGAAGCGGGTTCTTCCTGAATAGTCAGTGGACTTTTAAGTTAAGCAGTTGAGGTAAACCACTGGGAATTAAGCACGTTTTGGGGGATATGTTGGAAtgatataaagtataaaatattaccAGTGGCCCAGTTTGTCTGATACAAAATAggagcaatctttttttttttttttttttttttttttgagatggagtctcgctctgtcgcccaggctggagtgcagtggcgcgatcttggctcaccgcaagctccgcctcccgggttcacgccattcttctgcctcagcctctccgagtagctggggctacaggcgcccgccaccatgcccggctaattttttgtattttttttagtagggacggggtttcaccgtggtctcgatctcctgacctcgtgatccgcccgcctcggcctcccaaagtgctgggattacaagcgtgagccaccgcacccggcctactttCTGGTATTCTTTTCAGTGTCGAATGTATGTTCTTTTACTGTCTGAGTGCTTACTGTATGCCAAGCTCAATGCTGTAGATAGTACCAGGAAGTAAAAACACAAGCAGGACATAGTTGTTGACTTTAGGGAGCTCACTGTTGATTAGG is part of the Symphalangus syndactylus isolate Jambi chromosome 18, NHGRI_mSymSyn1-v2.1_pri, whole genome shotgun sequence genome and harbors:
- the HMGXB4 gene encoding HMG domain-containing protein 4 isoform X2, with amino-acid sequence MDLLKAITSPLAAGSKPSKKTGEKSSGSSSHSESKKEHHRKKVSGSSGELALEDGGSHKSKKMKPLYVNTETLTLREPDGLKMKLILSPKEKGSSSVDEESFQYPSQQVTVKKSSKKSARDEQGALLLGHELQSFLKTARKKHKSSSDPHSSPGPEGCGSDASQFAESHSANLDLSGLEPILVESDSSSGGELEAGELVIDDSYREIKKKKKSKKSKKKKDKEKHKEKRHSKSKRSSGLSAVPVGEVTVTSGPPPSISYAGAVAPPPPLPGLHTDGHSEKKKKKEEKDKERERGEKPKKKNMSAYQVFCKEYRVTIVADHPGIDFGELSKKLAEVWKQLPEKDKLIWKQKAQYLQHKQNKAEATTVKRKASSSEGSMKVKASSVGVLSPQKKSPPTTMLLPASPAKAPETEPIDVAAHLQLLGESLSLIGHRLQETEGMVAVSGSLSVLLDSIICALGPLACLTTQLPELNGCPKQVLSNTLDNIAYIMPGL
- the HMGXB4 gene encoding HMG domain-containing protein 4 isoform X1; protein product: MAYDDSVKKEDCFDGDHTFEDIGLAAGRSQREKKRSYKDFLREEEEIAAQVRNSSKKKSKDSELYFLGTDTHKKKRKHSSDDYYYGDISSLESSQKKKKKSSPQSTDTAMDLLKAITSPLAAGSKPSKKTGEKSSGSSSHSESKKEHHRKKVSGSSGELALEDGGSHKSKKMKPLYVNTETLTLREPDGLKMKLILSPKEKGSSSVDEESFQYPSQQVTVKKSSKKSARDEQGALLLGHELQSFLKTARKKHKSSSDPHSSPGPEGCGSDASQFAESHSANLDLSGLEPILVESDSSSGGELEAGELVIDDSYREIKKKKKSKKSKKKKDKEKHKEKRHSKSKRSSGLSAVPVGEVTVTSGPPPSISYAGAVAPPPPLPGLHTDGHSEKKKKKEEKDKERERGEKPKKKNMSAYQVFCKEYRVTIVADHPGIDFGELSKKLAEVWKQLPEKDKLIWKQKAQYLQHKQNKAEATTVKRKASSSEGSMKVKASSVGVLSPQKKSPPTTMLLPASPAKAPETEPIDVAAHLQLLGESLSLIGHRLQETEGMVAVSGSLSVLLDSIICALGPLACLTTQLPELNGCPKQVLSNTLDNIAYIMPGL